DNA from Syntrophorhabdus sp.:
CGACTGCGAGAAGGAGGAGAAGGAACTTGAGGTGAAGACTCCTAAGCATCTCTTTTTCCCGTGAACCGGTAGCCGACACCATAGACCGTATGGATGAAGACAGGATTCTGCGAATCGTCTTCGAGCTTCCTGCGGATGTTCTTGATATGGGCGTCGACGCTCCTCTCGTAACCTTCAAACTGGTAACCGAGCGCCTTCTCCACCAATTCGCTCCTCGTAAAGACCCTGTCCGGGGACCCGGCGAGGGTGAAGAGCAGCTTGAACTCCGTCGATGTGAGCCGCACGGGATTCCCCTTCAGCGTAGCCATGTAGGTCTGGCCGTCGAGAAGGAGCGACCCGTTGTTGAAGCTTATCGGCTCGGACCCGGAAAGGTCCCCTTTCTGAAACCTTTTCAGGACGGCCTTCACCCTGAACACAAGCTCTCTGGGGCTGAAAGGCTTTACCACGTAGTCATCGGCACCAAGAGCAAAACCCGCGACCCTCTCCTCCTCGGAAGACTTGGCCGTAAGCATGATCACGGGTACATCCGCTATCTCCTTCAGCTGAAGACAGAGTTCCTCTCCGCTCATGTCGGGCAGCATCAGGTCCAGAATTATGAGGAGGGGCCTCTCTTTCTTCGCCTCCTCCAGCGCGTCCTTCCCCAATCCTGCGTGCACTGTGCGGAATCCGGCTCCTTCCAGGTAGACCTTGACTATATGCGCTATCTTTTGGTCGTCTTCAACAATGAGAATGGGATAAAGCATCACATCAAATGTACATCATAATGTGCTTTGCACACAATAGGGCTCTATCCCTCGGCAGCAAACATCCGAACCTCACATCGTGCGGTCACATGTGATTGACATGAAAGACCAATCTTCTTATACTCCTTTCCATAAGGAAGCTTCGTTTCGCCACGACAGAAAAGGGAGGGTGTTAATGTCAAGGATCAGACTTGTCGTCGCAGTCTGTCTCTGCTTCGTGCTCGTGACCTCACTTGCATCAGGCAAAACAGCAAAAGAAGGGCCTGATCTCTACAAAAGCGCTATTGCAACGGCCCGCAGCGAGATCTGGCAGGCCATAAACAACGGTCAGTGCGGGAGCGCCACCGCTGCCATAACGGTCAACGGCAAGGTCGTTTACGCCGAAGGCTTCGGCATGGCGAACAGGGAAAAGAGCGTCCCCGTCGACAGGAACACGCTGTTCAACATCGGCTCCATCAGCAAGATGTACGTGGCTGCCGCGATCATGCTGCTCGTCGAGGACGGCAAGGTCTCCCTAGACAAACCGGTCAGGCTCTATCTCCCGGAATTCAAGATGGCCGACGACAGGTACAAGACGATCACCGTAAGGATGCTGTTGAACCACACGTCCGGCATGCCGGGGACCCAGAACGCGAATTCCTTCTGCTTCAAGTACGATGACAATCTGAAGCAGGAAACGATGAACACCCTGGCCCGCGCCCATCTCAAGCATGACCCGGGTGCGATGGCAGCGTACTGCAATGACGGGTTCACATTGGCGGAGATGATAGTGGAACGGGTAAGCGGCCGGAGATACACGGACTTCCTCAATGATAGGATCTTCAAGCCGCTGGGTCTCAAGAACACCGGCATGGGCCTGGGGGAGATCAAGGACAAGCCCGTGGCTTTATATTATGAACCTGAGACCGGAAAAGCTCATCCCCTCGAAACGATCTCGATCCTGGGTGCCGGAGGTTTGTCGTCAACTGCCGAAGAGCTTTGCCTTTTCACGGATTCCTTGCTGGCGAAGGATAAGCTCTTGAAGAGATCATCTCTCGCGGAGATGAGATCCGCGCAGCCTTCGGCCCTCGCACCCGCGCTGAGGAATCCCTCATTTTCATATGGGCTTGGCTGGGACCTGATAGGCCTTCCTCGCTATGACGCGAAAGGGATCCAGGTACTGGGCAAGAGCGGAGGCACCGCCAACTATTCTTCGATGGTCTACACCGTTCCCGACAAGAGAATATCCGTTGCGGTCATTGCTTCAGGAGCCGAAAGCGGCGCAATGATGATCGCGCTCAATATACTGGATGCGGTGCTGGTCGGGAAGAAGCTCATTCCGAACAAAGAGAAGACCGTATCGATACCGCCGGAACCGCAAAAACTGCCGCAGGGTCACGCCTCCCATGGCGGCTATTACGCAGATGACACCAAATTGGGCCGGATCGTTTTCGATGAGGACAAGGACACCGCCATTTTGTATCTTTACAAAGAACAGGAGAAAACGCCGGCAGTCGCTTTCATATATAGTAATGGTTATTACCACGGCATAAAAGGCGACACGTACTACTTTCAGCGCGCGGGTGGGGAAGACTATCTGGCAGCCTCCATTTCCGCATTCGGGATCGACAGGATCGTTATGCAGAAAGTGAAACCGGTGGAGAACCCGCAACGTCTCAAGATCGACATGGATGGCAAGGTCTGGCTGAGGCGCAATGTCTCTCCCTTTGAGTCGATCCCGGTGACGCGATCCCATTTTGTGAGATCATCGCTCTACAACGATCTGCCGGGTTACGTGTTCTTTAGCGGCCTCAAAAGGATCGGCTCTCCCGATTTCGCGGGCATGTCCTTTGACTCTGTCCGTGACCAAACGGAACTTGCCCTTTTCGAGAAGGATGGGGCCGCGTGGGCCTGGGTCTCCGACATGCTGTACAGCCCGAAGGAAACAGCCATCGCGCTGAGAACCGGCGAGAATTCCGTGAGGATAGGAAACGATGGATACAGTGAGTGGCTGGCAGCCAACGAAAATGCCGTCCTGAGTTTCACCAGATCCCAACGGGGAAGGATCGTCGTATTCTCCCCCGACGGCACCCCGACCTACGACAGCGCGCGCGATACGGGGGAAGCGTATGCAGCCAAGGGCAGTTATATTGAATGTGCGGGTCTTGCGGACGATGCCTTCACGATCAAGGCCAGGCCCGCTGCCGCAAGCGAGAAGAAGTAGAAGGACTTCAAGCGATCGCGGGCCCGGGTACGGGCGGCGGGAAACCTCCCGGAAGGCAGTGTTCACACCGTCTTCCTTTTCGTGGAGTACTTCTCCAGGTACTTATCCACGTCGAGCTCGGGGTGGTATTCCCTGAAGGACTCGATGATCGCCTCGACCTCTCCTTCCTTTTCCTCTATGTATTTGCCCGGCAGGTATTCCCTCGGCGCCAGTTCGTCCAGCGGGGTCTTGTCCAGTACGTCCCTGGCATTCACGTCCGCCCCCGCTTTCAGGAGGACTTCGATGATGTCGACGCGGCGGGCGCGGCAGGCGCGGTGCAGGGGAGTCGTCTCGTTGCCGGTGTTATCCCCGTTCACGTCAGCGCCCGCGTCGAGGAGGAGCTTGACTATCTCCACCTTGCGTCCCTCACAGGCCCAGTGGAGGGGTGTCTTGCCGCAATTGTCCCTCCCGTCTATCTCAAGCACTCCCTTCTCAAGGATCTCGCGGACGCGGTCGGCGTCACCCGTCTCCACGGGCCCGTGGAGACGGGTACGGTCCATGTAGCTTAAGCCTTCCAAAAAATCTTCATTCAACTCCATGACACGTATAGAACCTCCTCAAAATGATCCTGTGCGGGCCGGTACTGACATGCCTTCATTCACGAGCGCCACGCGCGTCTTCCGTGAGGGCGTCAGCCTGCACGCTGTTTTGGACCAAGTTGGTACTTATGGAAGACTTTATATCAAACTTGACAGGAGAAGCAAGACGGAGCTGATTGAAAGCGGAAGGTCGAAACGCGCGATCGGCAATCAGCGAGGCCGATAACCCGCGAAAGATTGCGGGCTTCGATCCTGGTGATGAGAGACGCCGCGTAACGGACCTGAAGCCCTCCTCTCCCGTGGAAAGCCAGAGAGGTTCCTAATACCACGTTTTTTTTGACACCTCTCTGACAAAAATGTAACATGTCTGCAGGTCTTTTCCGCATCGTTGCCAGAGCATAAGAAAACAGCCATTCACCGCTTCATGGGAAGACATGGGTTTCCCGAACAGGCGTGGCCTCACGGGATTGTCATGTATGACCGCGTCATTACGGCCGCATGACAAACCTGTTGAGGTCCGGGCTCCCGGTTGTCCCAGGGGGCTCGCAGGCCTCAGGTGCCGTGC
Protein-coding regions in this window:
- a CDS encoding beta-lactamase family protein, whose protein sequence is MSRIRLVVAVCLCFVLVTSLASGKTAKEGPDLYKSAIATARSEIWQAINNGQCGSATAAITVNGKVVYAEGFGMANREKSVPVDRNTLFNIGSISKMYVAAAIMLLVEDGKVSLDKPVRLYLPEFKMADDRYKTITVRMLLNHTSGMPGTQNANSFCFKYDDNLKQETMNTLARAHLKHDPGAMAAYCNDGFTLAEMIVERVSGRRYTDFLNDRIFKPLGLKNTGMGLGEIKDKPVALYYEPETGKAHPLETISILGAGGLSSTAEELCLFTDSLLAKDKLLKRSSLAEMRSAQPSALAPALRNPSFSYGLGWDLIGLPRYDAKGIQVLGKSGGTANYSSMVYTVPDKRISVAVIASGAESGAMMIALNILDAVLVGKKLIPNKEKTVSIPPEPQKLPQGHASHGGYYADDTKLGRIVFDEDKDTAILYLYKEQEKTPAVAFIYSNGYYHGIKGDTYYFQRAGGEDYLAASISAFGIDRIVMQKVKPVENPQRLKIDMDGKVWLRRNVSPFESIPVTRSHFVRSSLYNDLPGYVFFSGLKRIGSPDFAGMSFDSVRDQTELALFEKDGAAWAWVSDMLYSPKETAIALRTGENSVRIGNDGYSEWLAANENAVLSFTRSQRGRIVVFSPDGTPTYDSARDTGEAYAAKGSYIECAGLADDAFTIKARPAAASEKK
- a CDS encoding ankyrin repeat domain-containing protein — encoded protein: MELNEDFLEGLSYMDRTRLHGPVETGDADRVREILEKGVLEIDGRDNCGKTPLHWACEGRKVEIVKLLLDAGADVNGDNTGNETTPLHRACRARRVDIIEVLLKAGADVNARDVLDKTPLDELAPREYLPGKYIEEKEGEVEAIIESFREYHPELDVDKYLEKYSTKRKTV
- a CDS encoding response regulator transcription factor, translated to MLYPILIVEDDQKIAHIVKVYLEGAGFRTVHAGLGKDALEEAKKERPLLIILDLMLPDMSGEELCLQLKEIADVPVIMLTAKSSEEERVAGFALGADDYVVKPFSPRELVFRVKAVLKRFQKGDLSGSEPISFNNGSLLLDGQTYMATLKGNPVRLTSTEFKLLFTLAGSPDRVFTRSELVEKALGYQFEGYERSVDAHIKNIRRKLEDDSQNPVFIHTVYGVGYRFTGKRDA